Proteins encoded together in one Triticum dicoccoides isolate Atlit2015 ecotype Zavitan chromosome 7B, WEW_v2.0, whole genome shotgun sequence window:
- the LOC119342151 gene encoding lysosomal Pro-X carboxypeptidase-like, producing the protein MAASSSLPVVVPALFLILAAAFAPATAASPSKRPTRQPPLFPVGLAPLHQKHSSGRYAAAAVTASAAEATDNSTAKLFTAHYFLQELDHFTFTPNSSHLFSQKYLLNDTFWRRKPNAGPLFVYTGNEGDIEWFATNTGFMFDIAPEFGALLVFIEHRFYGESMPFGNDSYRSAETLGYLTSTQALADFAVVITSLKQNLSAVDAPVVVFGGSYGGMLASWFRLKYPHVAMGAVASSAPILQFDDITPWSSFDDTVSQDFKSESLNCFSVIKAVWDVLDDRGSNHTGLLELSKTFRACKTVQSADSLGNWLATAFTYTAMVDYPTPANFMMNLPAYPVKEMCKIIDSFPAGADVVDKAFAAASLYYNYTGDQKCFQVEDEDDPHGLDGWGWQSCTEMVMPMTGSNESMFPLASFSYENTSEDCLRYYGVRPRMHWITTEYGGHKIDKVLKRFGSNIIFSNGMRDPWSRGGVLKNISSSIIALVTEKGAHHLDFRFATKDDPDWVVEQRRQEVEIIHGWIYQYNKDIAQL; encoded by the exons ATGGCAGCCTCTTCGTCGCTCCCCGTGGTCGTCCCAGCACTGTTCCTCATCCTCGCCGCGGCGTTCGCGCCAGCAACAGCAGCTAGCCCCTCCAAGCGCCCCACCCGTCAGCCTCCTCTTTTCCCCGTGGGACTAGCTCCCCTGCATCAGAAGCACTCGAGCGGCaggtacgccgccgccgccgtcacggcCTCAGCCGCGGAGGCGACGGACAACAGCACGGCGAAGCTGTTCACGGCGCACTACTTCCTGCAGGAGCTGGACCACTTCACCTTCACGCCCAACTCTTCCCACCTCTTCTCCCAGAAGTACCTCCTCAACGACACCTTCTGGCGGCGGAAGCCCAACGCCGGGCCGCTGTTCGTGTACACGGGCAACGAGGGCGACATCGAGTGGTTCGCCACCAACACCGGCTTCATGTTCGACATCGCCCCAGAGTTCGGCGCCCTACTCGTCTTCATCGAG CATCGGTTCTACGGGGAGTCGATGCCGTTCGGGAACGACTCGTACAGGTCGGCAGAGACGCTGGGCTACCTCACGTCCACGCAGGCGCTTGCTGActtcgccgtcgtcatcaccaGCCTCAAGCAGAACCTCTCCGCCGTCGACGCCCCCGTCGTGGTCTTCGGCGGCTCCTACGGAGGCA TGCTGGCTTCATGGTTCAGGCTCAAGTATCCCCATGTCGCCATGGGAGCAGTGGCATCCTCGGCACCGATCCTGCAGTTCGACGACATCACCCCGTGGTCTAGCTTCGACGACACCGTCTCGCAGGACTTCAAG TCTGAGAGCCTGAATTGCTTCAGTGTCATCAAGGCGGTCTGGGATGTGCTAGATGACAGGGGATCCAACCACACAGGCCTCTTGGAGCTCAGCAAAACCTTCAGGGCCTGCAA GACCGTGCAGTCTGCTGATTCGCTGGGCAACTGGCTAGCGACAGCATTCACCTACACAGCCATGGTGGACTATCCAACCCCAGccaatttcatgatgaatctacctGCTTACCCTGTGAAGGAG ATGTGCAAGATCATTGATTCTTTTCCCGCGGGAGCAGACGTGGTTGACAAAGCTTTCGCCGCGGCGAGCCTGTACTACAATTACACAGGTGACCAGAAGTGCTTCCAGGTGGAAGATGAGGATGACCCTCATGGCCTCGACGGCTGGGGATGGCAG TCCTGCACAGAGATGGTCATGCCGATGACGGGGTCGAACGAGAGCATGTTCCCACTGGCCAGCTTCAGTTACGAGAATACGTCCGAGGACTGCCTCCGGTACTATGGAGTTCGTCCGAGGATGCACTGGATCACTACTGAATATGGTGGCCAT AAAATTGACAAGGTTCTCAAGAGGTTTGGGAGCAACATCATCTTCTCCAATGGGATGCGAGACCCGTGGAGTCGAGGCGG GGTGCTCAAGAACATATCATCCAGCATCATTGCTCTTGTCACTGAGAAAG GGGCCCATCATTTGGACTTCAGATTTGCAACCAAGGATGATCCAGACTGGGTTGTAGAACAAAGAAGACAGGAAGTTGAGATCatacatggatggatatatcaGTATAACAAGGACATTGCACAGCTGTAG